The genomic window TCACTTACTCCATATTAAGTCCGataaagcacaaaaaaaacatgatttatatatcattgctttgtatatatatgtaagcaTGGATTTTACTGGTTAGTATGGTCTCTGCCTTTATAGACAATATACAGAGATCTGCAAGAGATATTTCAGGTTTTGCCAAAATCCTCAACCATTGAATTTCCAGCAGATCATTATATAAAAAGCCACACCAGGAACTCTAACTTTCAAGCCACACATTGATGCTTGAAAATGTTAGAAACTTGCCTTTGATGTCTGACCAACAGAGGCTGTGCAGGATGAAGGAAATGACAGAGGGAACAAATGGCAAGAGACAAAGCACCTTTGTCTCTGAAACTCCTTTTAGGCAAGAACTTACTTCCACAATTAGGTAATGTCACCGTGATGGCAAATCCCATGAAACAGCTAGAATAAATGTTGGTCTTCCGACCCAGATGCAGCTACTTCCTAGACCAAAAAGTATTCAGCAAATCaatttcacaatccaatgtaACATCAAATAGCAACTTTCTTGAGAGAAGAACCAATGTGAAACAAGTTATCGGAATTCCACTAATAAACTCGCAGAAGTAATGATAAACTCATAGACggagaaagaacaagaaatatGAAACTTGACTCAGCAGATACCACGATTAGGCATTCCCACGAATACCTTGTAGACGACAACTCAAGAAAACTCTAATTTTCCCCAGATTACTAAGTTCCTCCAAGCCCATTAGTCAAAAAATCAAGCCAAAAATCGATCCTTACAACTGTCTACAGATGAAGGAATCAAAATTCGAAACCAATTACGACTGAAAACAGTAGTAAAGAAGCCAGAGAAATGAAAAGGGATCAGCTTGGTGAAGGACAAAGTATGAAATGAGGAAAGATGAAGCATAAACCTGAAACGGCGGCGTTTAGCTTGATTCGGCCTCTCGAAGCTTGGGCTGCAAATGCAAACAAAGCCTGTAATGTAATAATGTTAGAGAGTTGAGAATAAAACCCATTTATGTGGTGCTGAAGGCATTTTGCTGCAGACTAAGAAGATGCTACCTTGTCTGGGTAGAAAATGGATGAGATTGTCAACGAGGAATCTAAAACCAACTTGGAACTTGATAAACGTCGTTGACGCAAGTAAAACAATTGTGAGAGGAATAAGCGGTGGAGCTGAAACGATAGCTAAAGAGAGAGTTGACACCGTAGTGATCGGTGCCGGAGTCGTAGGTTTAGCGGTGGCGCGTGAGCTCAGTCTCCGCGGCAGAGAAGTTCTGATCCTCGACGCCGCATCATCGTTCGGCACCGTGACGAGTTCCCGCAACAGTGAAGTCGTCCACGCCGGAATCTATTATCCACCAAACTCTCTAAAGGTACAATCTTTCTCTTGAGGATCGAATCAGATGTGTGTTTTGGTAAGTTCAATAGTgagttttgtttggattttgagCAGGCCAAGTTTTGTGTAAGAGGGAGGGAATTGCTGTATAAATACTGCTCTGAATATGAAATCCCTCATAAGAAGATTGGTAAGCTTATCGTTGCTACGGGATCCTCTGAGATACCGAAACTAGATCTATTGATGCATCTTGGAACTCAGAATAGAGTCTCGGGTCTAAGGATGTTGGAAGGTTTTGAAGCTATGAGAATGGAGCCACAGCTTCGTTGTGTTAAAGCTTTGCTATCTCCTGAATCTGGCATTCTTGATACACATTCCTTCATGCTATCTTTAgtggtatatataataaacttttCCCCAGCTCTCTATATAGGGTCTTCATTGTTCTGTCTTTAGGAAAAGAGTTTTGATTTCATGGTTTACAGGGATAACAACAACTTGAGACTACAGGGAGAAGCACAGAACAACCACGCAACTTTCTCGTACAACACGGTGGTTTTAAACGGTCgtgttgaagaaaagaagatgcatTTGTATGTTGCTGATACCAGATTTTCTGAATCTCGGTGTGAGGCAGAAGCACAGCTTGAGCTTATCCCTAATCTTGTTGTTAACTCTGCGGGATTAGGTGCTCAAGCTCTAGCAAAGAGACTACATGGCTTAGATCATCGATTTGTTCCTTCGTCTCACTATGCTCGTGGATGCTACTTTACACTATCGGGCATAAAGGCTCCACCTTTTAATAAACTTGTGTATCCTATACCTGAGGAAGGAGGTCTCGGTGTCCATGTCACTGTAGATTTGAACGGACTTGTTAAGTTTGGACCTGATGTAGAATGGATTGAATGCACAGATGATACATCAAGCTTCCTCAACAAGTAAATACTGCATCTGTTCTTAAATTATCCTTTCTATTTAGTCCATTTTGAAGTTACTCAAGATCTTCATGCTGTTTGTATTCAGGTTTGATTATCGTGTAAACCCACAACGATCAGAGAAATTCTACCCAGAGATCAGAAAGTACTATCCGGATCTCAAAGATGGATCATTGGAACCGGGTTATTCAGGCATCCGTCCTAAGCTTTCCGGGCCAAAACAGTCTCCTGCAGATTTTGTCATACAGGTAAGCTTTTGTTTATCAAAATGCATCAGACTACACTCACAGCATTAGGTCCTGTGGAATCTTCGGTTTTGTTATGAAACCATTTGTTATCCTCAAGAGTCTTGTGTGTTCCTGATGCAGGGAGAGGAGACTCATGGAGTTCCTGGTCTTGTTAATCTCTTTGGCATCGAATCACCTGGTTTAACTTCAAGCTTGGCTATTGCAGAACatatagcaaacaaattcTTGAGATGAATTTGAGTTAAAAGTTTACATTTAAGAACAAAAGTGGCCTACAAGAAGAAGGCTTTGCAGAGTTAAACAATTTTCCTTTCAGTGTGATCCATTTAGACTTTGTCTATAACTCTTTACACTTTGCAATCAAATGCTATAAGAATAATAAACACAAGTTCCTTCTGTTCAATCTCTGAATTTCAATCGGACTCATGAAAACCATTACTGCTGCTAGTCTGCTACTACAATAACTCGagaatattttaaagttaacaGAATTGCTCCAAGTCAAGAAAGTCTACGGAAtgtacaaagaaacaaagctgttttcctctcttttttataaGTGAACCGAcacagaagagaaaaaaagaaaaagacaaaaagagtTTAGAGATCAGAAAGGAGCCGAGCTTGTCCGTCGGAGCTGCCGCTTGGGATCAGGCGGTGGTACACTTGGGAGGATTTTTTCCACCTCCTGCAAAGTAATGTAAGGATTAGCTTTGGCCACACATAAACGCAGACAAAATTGAAGAACAGAAAGTCCATGAAGACTAGAAACCAGCAAGACCAACTTGTTCCGGGTAAAGGAAAACTATGTCTCCTAAGACGTTTGGTCTAAACCTATTCCTCCTGTCTCTTGTTCGTGGTTATATTTTCTATCATATATTGTCTACTATGCGTGTGCCCTATTCTATACTTCACTACATCTTCTATCATCTATCATTCCCTTTAATATGAATCCAGAACTAATCAACGATCAGCTCTTACAAGTTTCTAGTAATCACAAATTTAATCAATGCATGTGTTGTAAAAAGGGAGAAAAACCTACAATGCATTACCTTTTGCTTCCTGAgtctttcgttttcttcttctaaccGTGAAACTTTGATCTCTAGCTCATGAGTGTAAGCCTGCTCATCAATATCcaatgttaaaacaaaaacgagCATGACTTGACAAGAagaataacaacaacaaattagTTGTTTCTCACCTGTTTCCTAGCTCGGGAACGAGCAGCAGACTCTCTGTTCTTTATCATTCTCTTCTGCCTCCTCTCTACAGTCTTCTCTACAACTTCTCCTGAAGCTACCCTCTTCCTTCCAGGAGTTTGTGTATCTGACAAACCACCCATCAAAGAAGACTGAGACACCATTGCTTGCATATCTGAAACCGGATAGGGCATAAATGCTTGAGGCTGTGGCATTGATGGGAGCTGATGATATTGAATCCATGGGCCAACTTGAGTAATGTTTTGCCCTAAACCAGCACCTGAACCAGCACTACCACCACCAACAGGACCATCATGGTTCGAACCAGGGATAGTCTCAGTGACCACTCCTGCTTTCAACAACAGGTCTTCAAGCGTCATTTCCCCAAGTGTAGGCTGCTTATCCCTCCTCTCATGAGCACTACCTCCATTCTTATTCTGCTGAATGTCTTTCCAAACCTCATCAACAGTCTTTTTGCTGAGATCCCGAGGCAAAGTCAAACTCCCCTGGCGAGAAAGACCCTCCTGAGCAGCTGCTCCACCATTGACAGCCATAGACGATGGCTGATTAGCTTCAACAGAACAGACACTCTTCAAAAGCTCATCAAGGTTCATGCTTCCCAGAGCTTTACCAGAACTCCCCAAGTGATTTTGAACCTCATCAAGTGTTAAGCTGTAAAGAGAGCTTTGCCTATTCAAGGACTGAGATTTAGCTTGTTCAACAATACCCCTCTGAGAATCCATAGGCTTTTGTAGCGgacaaaaaacaacaagacagatagataaaaacaattctgaACCCACAAATCAGAAACCCTAATGCTCAATTTGATAAATAGCCACACGACGACGAATTCATCAAATCGAGCCTAAATCGGAGGCGAAAGTAACCTTTTTTCTAAGGTAGAGTGGCGAAACATGCAGAAGAGAgacgagaagaagagaaccCAGAAATCAAATCGAAGGAAATGGCAGAGAGAAATCACGGCGTTGTAGCAATCAGAAAGAGTCTTGGGAATTGCATGCAGCATCGAAGGCTATCAAATGCAGATACTAAACATGGAAATCGCAACACAAGGACAATCAAACTCTTGCGAGGTACAGACttttcgaagaagaagaataaatcaaaaacttaagCAAGAGAAAAAGCAACAATCTTTTGGAGCTTAAAAAGGACCAGATCTAAAACATGGCAAGTTtgggtttttctttctcaaaagaGAAACGAAACTATGATAAGTGCAGAGACAGATTTACAAAGCAAACCTAAACTCTGTGTCTGTGTGTGTCtgagtctctctctctctcttcgtTTTGTTTTCGCGCAGgagaggaaaaaagagaagagagagaaaacctTTTGATTGAGAAAGTGACACTCGATACTGTGGCAATGCCCCCCTCTCAAGCCTCCTGTGGAATTTTCAATgcgtttcttctttttttagttgCCCAAAAATGGTTTCTCAAACTTTCGatcaaaataagaaacagaggTTTGTTTAAACACTTAATGATTAGTGATTAACTTAAATGAAGGTGGAATCAATAAACACTACATGTGCTCGGAGACCCTTCATTCATTTAGCTTCAATGGGAATTTAGGTAGATTGATTATCAAACTTTAATCAGAAAAGGttatacatatacatgttTATGTTCTTTGGCTCTCAACACTAATCCTCATGCCTATGAGTTTCTCTTTAAATGGTAAGTGATTACTATAAATTAATCTGCAATCATGTTAAACCATTTTTAGGCAATAATttacatgtatttttttgcaaTATTGAAATCTCAAACCTTTAATTATACTTTCTATTATCCAATCTCAGATTGGGTTTTATGAACATTGAATGTGGCTTTGAAGAATATTGCATCTTGGATTCTCTTCATCAATGAAGGACCTTTTTCCCTTTTCGAAACTTGACATAACAATTGAGAGATTGTTGACTTGAGATCAAATACACAAAACTCTACTACTTACTTCCCCCAATTCCACTTCAGCTTCATAttctgcttctcttcttcatcatcaatgaacCCTTCTACtatgtatcatcatcataaataatattcaaaGCTGCACTTTTCCAAAAAGAGatttcaccatcaaagcaatcatcaccaaaaaaactttatgcATTCACGCCTTTATAAACTCCTCTGAAACATTAAGGGAAATAATATATCACCTCGTACTCTTGTGACTTTTCTAATAATCCCTGAACCTTGTGCACAAGGACCTGAAGGTACATGCTCTCTAGACCAAAACCAACTTTTATCACTTCAAAGAGGGACTAGGACCAATAAACAAGAACATATATAGGCAAGAGATTCGCACTGAGAGATATACTTTTAACACTTTTGATTACTTACCCTTCAATTGGAAGCACGTTGTATATAGCCAAAGAAGATACTCAACACTTTGAACTTACCTTTTAGTTGCAAGCATGTTGTGGAGATCCAAAGACTTAACTGCCTGTTGTCGAGAAACTCTATTCGATAGCTTCCACTTTTCAAATATTGAGAAATTGCCTCAGAAAGATCATTCTTCAGCTGTGTCGTTGAGAAGCTTGCACCACTTCCCACCAAGTTTGACTGTTCCAAGTTGGCTGCAACTTAGTAATTTTATGACAAATAAGTTTGGAAACAAAGTTCTAATTTGAAATAGTCATTGtaaaaacttttgaaacttgtcatagaaaatccaaaaacacaaGTGAGAGAGCTCTGCTgcattttaaaattccaagTTTTGATCATTTCAGAACCAATTGCATTCAGATTAGTATATGTGTGCTAAAGAAATTTCATTGACAGTTAGGGGTACATAATCTGGCTGTTCAACCGCAGTCAATTACCTGCAAGAGGAATAATTgaacaaacataaaatcagGATAGTACATAAAGCCAGGTTAATCAAGATAACTTGGTACAAAATACACTGCAGGCAGAAAAACACATGAAATCGTAAAACAGAGAAGTCAATAAAAACTATTTAGGAAAAACTAGAGTTCGATAAGCAAAGACCCACATGGAGCGTAGTTGcgcttttttagttttacaaatGAAAGTCTAAGGGGGATATtcagaaaactgaaaaaatagAGACATAAACACTGAAAATAGTAgtacaaagttttttttaggaATTTCATAAAGAGAGTTTGGGAAAAACAAGTAGATGAAAACTAAAACTCCTTAAAAGGTTTTTTATGAGTTTGGCCTTAGGAGTGACCAAAGAGTAACATTTCATAAAGACTTCATTTAGCATCAGCTCCTTATAAACTTGAGAAGAATCACCAGGCCAATATTAAAACACTGATTTCTGATATCTGCACaatgaatttaagaaaataagagaagTAACATGCTTTAACAACCGTTGCAAAATCCCCCAAAACTCCaatgcaaacaaaaaccatgTGGATATACACAGAAACTTCTTGTCTTCAGACATCAGTAAGTTAATATATACTGAGGAAAGACATTTCAACAATTAAACAAGGGAAATTCATTGCTCTACCTGAGTGGATGGATACATGATACATTTAGTGACCCATGTAAGGAGTACCGTATGGCCCGACACCATGTTGCCCTCTACTTGTACCGCCTTGACCAGGTTGCGGAGTCTGATAACCGCCTTGCAACCCAGGTTGTGTACCGTACCCAGGCATTGTCCCCGGTGCCATAGCTTGAGTACCGTAACCAGTTGGCATTCCAACTCCATTCCCTGGGTTTACACCAGCAGCTGTCCCCAAGGAACCCAACAAAGCCTGTCCAATTGCCGGATTAAAAGCCAAACCAGCTCCCTGAGATGCCAATAAAGCTGTCAAGGCCTGTCCAATGGCCGGGTTTATCACCTGTGCCGTTGGACCACCCATCCCAGCTGGGTTACCAGCCATGAGATGTCCATGACCTCCAGGCGGACCATAACCATTGTTATCATTCCTTTGGTAACGAGGATTGTTATAGGCGTGTGGGTTATGGtgatgctgctgctgcttGCCCGGTTTGGGACCATCGATAGCTTTCTGGCAATGCAAGATATGGCCTTCAAAAGTCTTGTGTGGCTCCTCCAAAGCCCTCTTGGCGCTTTCAGACGACTTATAAACAAAGAGACAGAAACCTTTAGGTCTCCCAGTATACTTATCAAGACCCAAAGGACCTTCTTCAATTTCTCCAAACTTTGAGAAAAACATCAGCAACTTCTGTGGATCAAGCTCTGCTCCGACATTACTAACATAAATCTTTTTCTGAGTATGCTCCGAGTTCGAATGCTGAGCAGGCGCTGAAACAGCTGCAGCAGCGATAGGAGCTCCACCAAAGACAGGTCCTTTAGAAGCCAATTGGCATGCCGTCATACGACTACCAATCTTCTTCTGAGGCTGCTTGAGTGCGTTGCGAGCACCTGAACGAGACTTGTACAGAATAAAGCCATAACCTTTAGATTTCCCTGAGATCTTATCAAACACAGCCTTGCAATCTTCGATCTCTCCGTACTGCTTAAAAGCTTCAATAAGCGTCTCTGTTTTCGTATCCCAACCAAGACCGTGCACAAAGATCTTCCGATGAACAGGGTCCTCATCAGCTACTTCCCTAATTCGATTGGCTACATCAACATGCTTCTCCGCTGCTTCCTTAAGAAGACTCAAAACTTGCTCCTTTGAAAATGGTTCCAACAGATCCTGAATTGGttcatcgtcatcatcttcttgattGCCAGATCCAGACGTCGCCGCCGCCTCTATACGATTCCCATCCGTCTGATCCTCAttctcatcaccatcatcttcatcgtcatcatcttctacttcttcttcttgctcttcctCTACTTCCTCGTATTCAACTTCTTCAACGTCTCCTTGATTATCCTGATTTTTAATTACAAGCTGCTGCTCCTCCTCCGGCGTCTGCTTCAGCTTCTGCGACGGTTCTTCAGCTTCGTTAGATTCTTCTCCTTCgagctttctcttctttgtcattTTCGAATTCTAATggagattttagggtttcgaatgttttctttggtttcttctccaaaaagcTGATTTTCCCCTCCTTATCTATAATGCGCCGCTATGTGGGTGGTATATCATCAACCTCAAGTCTTTGCTAAGTGGATTTTTACACATTTACCCCTAaccattttatatatataagcccATTAATGATTATTGGGCTTTAAGTTTAAAGACCCATTTACGAAAAGATGcttaagtaagaaaaaaagaataacgtCAAAGTTCCCGCCATGTGTTTCCCGCGAGACTTGACGGCTCATAAGATTAGTCAGAA from Arabidopsis thaliana chromosome 3, partial sequence includes these protein-coding regions:
- the UBA2A gene encoding UBP1-associated protein 2A; amino-acid sequence: MTKKRKLEGEESNEAEEPSQKLKQTPEEEQQLVIKNQDNQGDVEEVEYEEVEEEQEEEVEDDDDEDDGDENEDQTDGNRIEAAATSGSGNQEDDDDEPIQDLLEPFSKEQVLSLLKEAAEKHVDVANRIREVADEDPVHRKIFVHGLGWDTKTETLIEAFKQYGEIEDCKAVFDKISGKSKGYGFILYKSRSGARNALKQPQKKIGSRMTACQLASKGPVFGGAPIAAAAVSAPAQHSNSEHTQKKIYVSNVGAELDPQKLLMFFSKFGEIEEGPLGLDKYTGRPKGFCLFVYKSSESAKRALEEPHKTFEGHILHCQKAIDGPKPGKQQQHHHNPHAYNNPRYQRNDNNGYGPPGGHGHLMAGNPAGMGGPTAQVINPAIGQALTALLASQGAGLAFNPAIGQALLGSLGTAAGVNPGNGVGMPTGYGTQAMAPGTMPGYGTQPGLQGGYQTPQPGQGGTSRGQHGVGPYGTPYMGH
- a CDS encoding FAD-dependent oxidoreductase family protein (FAD-dependent oxidoreductase family protein; FUNCTIONS IN: oxidoreductase activity; INVOLVED IN: biological_process unknown; LOCATED IN: cellular_component unknown; EXPRESSED IN: 22 plant structures; EXPRESSED DURING: 13 growth stages; CONTAINS InterPro DOMAIN/s: FAD dependent oxidoreductase (InterPro:IPR006076); Has 4748 Blast hits to 4741 proteins in 1463 species: Archae - 76; Bacteria - 3210; Metazoa - 112; Fungi - 136; Plants - 47; Viruses - 1; Other Eukaryotes - 1166 (source: NCBI BLink).), giving the protein MKHKPETAAFSLIRPLEAWAANANKACNTKKMLPCLGRKWMRLSTRNLKPTWNLINVVDASKTIVRGISGGAETIAKERVDTVVIGAGVVGLAVARELSLRGREVLILDAASSFGTVTSSRNSEVVHAGIYYPPNSLKAKFCVRGRELLYKYCSEYEIPHKKIGKLIVATGSSEIPKLDLLMHLGTQNRVSGLRMLEGFEAMRMEPQLRCVKALLSPESGILDTHSFMLSLVGEAQNNHATFSYNTVVLNGRVEEKKMHLYVADTRFSESRCEAEAQLELIPNLVVNSAGLGAQALAKRLHGLDHRFVPSSHYARGCYFTLSGIKAPPFNKLVYPIPEEGGLGVHVTVDLNGLVKFGPDVEWIECTDDTSSFLNKFDYRVNPQRSEKFYPEIRKYYPDLKDGSLEPGYSGIRPKLSGPKQSPADFVIQGEETHGVPGLVNLFGIESPGLTSSLAIAEHIANKFLR
- the AREB3 gene encoding ABA-responsive element binding protein 3 (ABA-responsive element binding protein 3 (AREB3); FUNCTIONS IN: DNA binding, transcription activator activity, sequence-specific DNA binding transcription factor activity; INVOLVED IN: regulation of transcription, DNA-dependent, response to stress; LOCATED IN: nucleus; EXPRESSED IN: 23 plant structures; EXPRESSED DURING: 14 growth stages; CONTAINS InterPro DOMAIN/s: Basic-leucine zipper (bZIP) transcription factor (InterPro:IPR004827), bZIP transcription factor, bZIP-1 (InterPro:IPR011616); BEST Arabidopsis thaliana protein match is: Basic-leucine zipper (bZIP) transcription factor family protein (TAIR:AT2G41070.2); Has 2031 Blast hits to 1971 proteins in 156 species: Archae - 0; Bacteria - 0; Metazoa - 263; Fungi - 29; Plants - 1672; Viruses - 0; Other Eukaryotes - 67 (source: NCBI BLink).); the protein is MDSQRGIVEQAKSQSLNRQSSLYSLTLDEVQNHLGSSGKALGSMNLDELLKSVCSVEANQPSSMAVNGGAAAQEGLSRQGSLTLPRDLSKKTVDEVWKDIQQNKNGGSAHERRDKQPTLGEMTLEDLLLKAGVVTETIPGSNHDGPVGGGSAGSGAGLGQNITQVGPWIQYHQLPSMPQPQAFMPYPVSDMQAMVSQSSLMGGLSDTQTPGRKRVASGEVVEKTVERRQKRMIKNRESAARSRARKQAYTHELEIKVSRLEEENERLRKQKEVEKILPSVPPPDPKRQLRRTSSAPF